One segment of Leuconostoc lactis DNA contains the following:
- the serC gene encoding 3-phosphoserine/phosphohydroxythreonine transaminase — MTTYNFSAGPGVLPEAVITQIKQEFEKNEHTHMSIVEISHRSQQFQDIVAEAEQKLRQLMQIPADYAVVFLQGGGSLQFEMMPLNFATQQQKIAILDSGNFAAKAGEAATQLGKDVTILDSTKTQNYQGLPSLPTDFEATAYDYLHIVTNNTIEGATFHQDNLPQTSGRLVADMSSNILAEPYQVTDFDAIFAGGQKNLGPAGVTVAILNKAWLAEQDLTGVGPMMRYQNHIDKQSMYNTSPVFAIYALNLVLDWVMAQGGVSAMYDRNLEKANRLYDYLDQSTFYTAPVERTARSLTNVVFTTGDLARDQAIVKQATAAGLFNLGGHRSVGGFRASLYNAQPIAAVDALITFLKKVEAEQA; from the coding sequence ATGACAACGTATAACTTTTCAGCTGGACCCGGTGTATTGCCAGAAGCTGTAATCACCCAAATCAAACAGGAGTTTGAAAAGAACGAACACACACATATGAGCATCGTTGAAATTTCTCATCGATCGCAACAGTTTCAAGATATTGTAGCCGAAGCTGAACAAAAATTACGCCAGCTGATGCAAATTCCAGCAGACTATGCTGTTGTCTTTTTACAAGGTGGCGGCTCATTACAATTTGAAATGATGCCGTTAAATTTCGCGACGCAGCAACAAAAAATTGCCATTTTGGATTCAGGGAATTTTGCGGCGAAAGCGGGTGAAGCCGCAACACAGTTAGGTAAAGATGTGACGATACTTGATAGTACCAAGACGCAAAACTATCAAGGATTGCCAAGTTTACCGACTGATTTTGAGGCAACGGCCTATGATTACCTACATATTGTGACGAATAACACAATCGAAGGGGCAACTTTCCATCAAGATAATCTGCCCCAAACCTCAGGGCGCCTGGTTGCTGACATGAGTTCTAATATTTTAGCAGAACCGTATCAAGTGACAGATTTTGATGCGATTTTTGCTGGCGGTCAAAAAAATTTGGGACCAGCAGGCGTGACGGTGGCGATTCTTAACAAAGCCTGGTTGGCTGAACAAGATCTCACAGGGGTTGGGCCAATGATGCGCTATCAAAATCACATTGACAAACAATCCATGTATAATACGTCACCAGTATTTGCGATTTATGCTTTAAACTTGGTGTTGGATTGGGTTATGGCACAAGGTGGTGTGTCGGCGATGTATGACCGCAATCTTGAAAAGGCTAATCGCCTCTATGATTATTTAGACCAATCAACTTTTTATACGGCACCAGTTGAACGTACTGCGCGGTCATTGACAAACGTGGTCTTTACCACTGGTGACTTAGCGCGTGACCAAGCCATCGTTAAACAGGCGACGGCAGCTGGCTTATTTAATCTTGGTGGTCATCGCTCAGTAGGTGGCTTTAGAGCGTCACTCTATAACGCCCAACCTATTGCAGCCGTTGATGCCTTAATCACGTTTTTAAAGAAAGTAGAAGCAGAACAAGCATGA
- a CDS encoding YebC/PmpR family DNA-binding transcriptional regulator yields the protein MSGHSKWHNIQGRKNAQDAKRGKIFQKLAHDLYVAAKAGGADPNMNASLRLVVEKAKAANMPKDNIQRALDKASGAGGQKFEEVTYEGYGTAGVAILVEASTDNINRTVSSIRNSFKHFGGALGTSGSVAFQFDRKGYLAINRADFPDLDEDTVLEAALEAGAEDVQTQDEVFEIYTTAADFQAVESAMTAAGYVFEEAEVTMIAQNPAEISDEDREKLDKLVDELEENEDVLAVYTTAD from the coding sequence ATGTCAGGACATAGTAAGTGGCATAACATCCAGGGCCGTAAAAACGCCCAAGATGCTAAGCGTGGTAAAATTTTCCAGAAACTAGCACATGATTTGTATGTAGCGGCTAAGGCCGGTGGGGCTGATCCTAACATGAATGCGTCATTGCGTTTGGTTGTGGAAAAGGCTAAAGCTGCGAATATGCCAAAAGATAATATTCAACGGGCATTAGATAAGGCGTCAGGCGCCGGTGGTCAAAAGTTTGAAGAAGTAACTTATGAAGGTTATGGGACTGCGGGTGTTGCCATTTTAGTTGAAGCTTCAACGGACAACATCAACCGTACAGTGTCAAGTATTCGTAATTCTTTCAAGCATTTTGGTGGGGCACTTGGGACGAGCGGTTCCGTGGCTTTCCAATTCGATCGTAAAGGTTACTTAGCGATTAACCGTGCTGATTTTCCCGATTTGGATGAAGATACGGTACTTGAAGCAGCATTGGAAGCCGGTGCTGAAGATGTGCAAACACAAGACGAAGTCTTTGAAATTTACACAACGGCAGCTGATTTTCAAGCTGTTGAATCAGCAATGACAGCTGCCGGCTATGTTTTTGAAGAAGCCGAAGTCACAATGATTGCGCAAAATCCAGCTGAAATTTCGGATGAAGATCGTGAAAAGCTAGACAAGCTTGTCGATGAATTAGAAGAAAACGAAGATGTTTTGGCGGTTTACACCACTGCTGACTAA
- the thrS gene encoding threonine--tRNA ligase, with product MSEIKLTFPDGAVKEFPAGTTPLVVAESISKSLAKKSVSAKLDGAYVGMHDVIPASGDFQLITTADDEALDLLRHSASHLLAQALKRLPKFANMHFGVGPFIENGFYYDTDNGAGNQVTVEDFAEIEAMMHKIAKEDLPIVSREVSRDEALAMFADDPYKVELISDLPEDATITIAVQGDHVELDKGGLVPSTGWLKHFKLTSVAGAYWRGKSSNPMMQRVYGIAEWKQADVEAELQRREEAKERDHRTIGRDMDLFFTSQEVGSGLPVWLPNGATIRRQVERYITDKELANGYQHVYTPVLSNLNLYKTSGHWDHYREDMFPPMDMGDGEFLELRPMNCPSHIMVFKHKPRSYRELPIRIAELGMMHRYEKSGALTGLSRVREMTLNDGHTFVEPEKLEEEFKSILTMMMEVYRDFNITDYRFRLSYRDPKNTEKYFDDDEMWEKSQAQLKRAMDDLGLDYYEAEGEAAFYGPKLDVQTKTALGNEETMSTIQLDFLLPERFNLTYIGADGQDNHRPVMLHRGIVGTMERFTAYLIEMYKGAFPTWLAPLQVQIIPVNLGAHGAYAEQIKKQLQDAGLRANVETKDAKMGYLIREAQTNKIPYTLVLGDSEVEGQTVTVRKYGEEKTTTMPIADFQAEILADVANYSRNTKTN from the coding sequence ATGTCAGAAATTAAGCTTACTTTTCCCGATGGTGCAGTGAAGGAATTCCCAGCAGGCACAACACCATTGGTTGTCGCTGAAAGTATTTCTAAGTCTTTGGCTAAGAAGTCAGTTTCAGCTAAGTTGGACGGTGCTTATGTGGGTATGCATGATGTTATTCCCGCATCTGGTGATTTTCAATTAATTACAACGGCTGATGATGAAGCGTTGGATTTGTTGCGTCATTCTGCTTCACACTTATTGGCACAAGCTTTAAAGCGCTTGCCAAAGTTTGCTAACATGCACTTTGGTGTGGGACCATTTATTGAAAATGGTTTCTATTACGACACAGATAACGGTGCCGGTAACCAAGTGACGGTTGAAGATTTTGCTGAAATCGAAGCCATGATGCACAAGATTGCTAAAGAAGACTTACCAATTGTGTCACGCGAAGTGTCACGTGACGAAGCGTTGGCGATGTTTGCGGATGATCCTTATAAGGTTGAATTGATTTCAGATTTGCCTGAAGATGCGACAATCACAATTGCTGTCCAAGGCGATCATGTTGAATTGGATAAGGGTGGTTTGGTGCCATCAACAGGTTGGTTGAAGCACTTTAAGTTGACATCAGTAGCTGGTGCTTACTGGCGTGGTAAGTCATCTAACCCAATGATGCAACGTGTTTATGGGATTGCGGAATGGAAGCAAGCCGACGTTGAAGCAGAATTGCAACGTCGTGAAGAAGCTAAAGAACGTGACCACCGGACGATTGGTCGTGACATGGACTTGTTCTTTACGAGTCAAGAAGTGGGTTCAGGTTTGCCAGTTTGGTTACCAAATGGGGCAACGATTCGTCGTCAAGTTGAACGCTACATCACCGACAAAGAATTGGCCAATGGTTACCAACACGTGTATACGCCCGTTTTGTCTAACTTGAACTTGTATAAGACATCTGGTCACTGGGATCACTACCGTGAAGATATGTTCCCACCAATGGACATGGGCGATGGCGAATTCCTTGAATTGCGCCCAATGAACTGCCCATCACACATCATGGTCTTCAAGCACAAGCCACGTTCATATCGTGAATTGCCAATCCGGATTGCGGAATTGGGTATGATGCACCGTTATGAAAAGTCAGGTGCGTTGACTGGTTTGTCACGTGTGCGTGAAATGACATTGAACGATGGTCACACATTCGTTGAACCAGAAAAGTTGGAAGAAGAATTCAAGTCAATTTTGACGATGATGATGGAAGTTTACCGTGACTTCAACATCACGGATTACCGTTTCCGTTTGTCATATCGTGATCCTAAAAATACAGAAAAGTATTTTGATGATGATGAGATGTGGGAAAAGTCACAAGCGCAATTGAAGCGTGCTATGGACGACCTTGGTTTGGATTATTACGAAGCCGAAGGTGAAGCAGCCTTTTATGGGCCAAAGCTTGATGTGCAAACAAAGACAGCTTTGGGTAATGAAGAAACAATGTCAACGATTCAATTGGACTTCTTGCTACCAGAACGCTTTAACTTGACTTATATTGGCGCCGATGGGCAAGATAACCATCGCCCAGTGATGTTGCACCGTGGTATTGTCGGTACGATGGAACGTTTCACAGCTTACTTGATTGAAATGTATAAGGGTGCTTTCCCAACTTGGTTGGCGCCATTACAAGTACAAATCATTCCGGTCAACTTGGGTGCGCACGGTGCGTATGCTGAACAAATCAAAAAGCAACTCCAAGACGCTGGTCTACGTGCCAATGTGGAAACAAAAGATGCCAAGATGGGTTACTTGATTCGTGAAGCACAAACGAATAAGATTCCATATACACTGGTTTTGGGTGATTCTGAAGTTGAAGGTCAAACTGTCACAGTACGTAAGTACGGTGAAGAGAAGACAACAACGATGCCAATTGCCGATTTCCAAGCTGAAATTTTGGCAGATGTTGCTAATTATTCACGCAATACTAAAACAAATTAA
- the pta gene encoding phosphate acetyltransferase yields the protein MVELFEQLKGKINGQNKTIVFPEGEDVRIQGAAARLAAEGLIKPILLGDERVIATTASENNFDLSGVEIIDPLQYDADALAELNAALVARRKGKTDADTAAKWLRDVNYFGTMLVYTGKADGMVSGATHPTGDTVRPALQIIKTAPGSSRISGAFIMQKSDERYVFSDAAINIDVDAETMAEIAVQSAQTAKVFDIEPKVAMLSFSTKGSAKSPMVDKVVEATKLAKEMAPELADQIDGELQFDAAFVPSVGAAKAPDSQVAGQANTFIFPSLEAGNIGYKIAQRLGGFEAIGPILQGLDKPVSDLSRGANEEDVYKVAIITAAQAMAQ from the coding sequence GTGGTTGAATTATTCGAACAATTAAAAGGTAAGATTAACGGTCAAAATAAAACAATTGTTTTCCCTGAAGGGGAAGACGTCCGTATTCAAGGTGCCGCTGCGCGATTAGCAGCGGAAGGCTTGATCAAGCCAATTTTGTTAGGGGATGAACGTGTCATTGCGACAACTGCTTCAGAAAATAACTTTGATTTATCAGGTGTCGAAATCATTGATCCATTGCAATATGATGCTGACGCATTGGCAGAATTAAATGCCGCTTTGGTTGCACGTCGTAAGGGTAAGACTGATGCTGATACAGCTGCCAAGTGGTTACGTGACGTGAACTATTTTGGGACAATGTTAGTTTACACAGGTAAGGCAGATGGTATGGTGTCTGGTGCGACGCATCCAACTGGTGATACTGTACGACCAGCATTGCAAATTATTAAAACAGCACCAGGATCATCACGTATTTCTGGCGCATTCATCATGCAAAAGAGTGATGAACGTTATGTCTTCTCTGATGCTGCTATCAATATTGATGTTGATGCAGAAACGATGGCAGAAATTGCGGTGCAATCTGCGCAAACTGCTAAGGTCTTTGACATTGAGCCTAAGGTGGCGATGTTATCATTTTCAACAAAGGGTTCAGCCAAGTCACCAATGGTAGATAAGGTTGTTGAAGCCACGAAGTTAGCCAAGGAAATGGCGCCAGAATTAGCAGACCAAATTGATGGTGAATTGCAATTCGATGCAGCGTTTGTCCCATCAGTTGGCGCGGCAAAGGCACCTGATTCTCAAGTCGCAGGTCAAGCGAATACCTTTATTTTCCCAAGCTTAGAAGCTGGTAATATTGGTTATAAGATTGCCCAACGTTTGGGTGGGTTCGAAGCAATCGGCCCAATCTTACAAGGTTTGGATAAGCCAGTGTCAGATTTGTCACGTGGTGCCAACGAAGAAGATGTTTATAAGGTGGCCATCATTACAGCTGCACAAGCGATGGCACAATAA
- a CDS encoding flavodoxin yields MQAHVVYATITGNNEEVADIVVAAFEAANIAVKKTEISQTEVDEFEDVDIAVVVPYTYDQGSLPDEGLDFFEDLADATLDHVVYGVAGSGDTYYLSDYCVAVPKFEAQFAKTQAIKGAEGVKVNLRPDETDTAALTAFVQQLIATAKAQH; encoded by the coding sequence ATGCAGGCACACGTCGTATACGCAACAATTACCGGTAATAACGAAGAGGTCGCAGACATCGTCGTCGCAGCGTTTGAAGCTGCAAATATCGCCGTTAAGAAAACGGAAATCTCACAAACAGAAGTTGACGAATTTGAAGACGTTGATATTGCTGTCGTGGTGCCCTACACCTATGATCAAGGCTCACTGCCGGATGAAGGCTTAGATTTCTTTGAAGATTTGGCCGACGCCACCTTAGACCACGTTGTTTATGGTGTCGCGGGTTCAGGCGACACCTACTATTTGTCAGATTACTGTGTTGCTGTGCCAAAATTTGAAGCGCAATTTGCCAAAACACAGGCCATTAAAGGCGCTGAAGGCGTTAAGGTTAATCTACGCCCAGACGAAACTGATACGGCTGCCTTGACAGCGTTTGTACAGCAATTGATCGCCACTGCCAAAGCACAACACTAA
- the larD gene encoding D/L-lactic acid transporter LarD codes for MIHQLLAEFMGTALMIIFGVGVHADDVLNRTKYHGSGHIFAITTWGFGISIVLFVFGDVFINPAMAMVQLVLGRIDFWYFLAVSVVEILGALVGSLIVYVMYADQFKLSEKDIDPVIVRNIFSTAPAIRNLPRNFFVEAFATFIFMTSILAISARAGDVPGMVPLAVGFLVWAIGMGLGGTTGFAMNLARDMGPRLAYAIIPWKNRTTADFKYGILVPGIAPFVGAIFAALFSKYYLGL; via the coding sequence ATGATACACCAGTTGTTGGCTGAATTTATGGGCACAGCGCTCATGATCATCTTCGGTGTCGGCGTACACGCTGACGATGTCTTGAATCGGACGAAGTACCATGGGTCCGGACACATTTTTGCAATCACAACGTGGGGATTTGGCATTAGCATTGTGCTTTTCGTCTTTGGTGATGTCTTTATCAACCCAGCGATGGCCATGGTGCAATTAGTGCTTGGTCGAATTGACTTTTGGTACTTCTTGGCCGTGAGTGTGGTTGAAATATTGGGTGCTTTGGTAGGTTCCTTAATTGTGTACGTGATGTACGCGGATCAATTTAAGTTATCTGAAAAAGATATTGATCCGGTCATTGTGCGCAACATTTTCTCAACAGCACCGGCAATTCGTAATTTACCACGCAACTTCTTCGTTGAAGCATTTGCGACATTTATCTTTATGACAAGTATTTTGGCCATTTCAGCGCGGGCTGGGGATGTGCCTGGTATGGTACCGTTGGCTGTTGGTTTCCTTGTCTGGGCAATTGGTATGGGTCTTGGTGGTACCACTGGCTTTGCCATGAACTTGGCACGTGATATGGGACCAAGATTAGCTTATGCGATTATCCCTTGGAAAAATCGCACAACGGCTGATTTCAAGTACGGTATCCTTGTACCAGGTATTGCACCATTTGTTGGGGCAATTTTTGCAGCACTATTTTCAAAATACTATTTAGGCCTCTAA
- a CDS encoding 3-phosphoglycerate dehydrogenase family protein encodes MTNIKTYNAISAKGLDYLTAHGYEIDGEGEPKGIILRSQSLHDEPIADSVRAVVRAGAGFNNIPVEELSKRGVVVFNTPGGNANAVKELTIAALILAARPVVGAIGFANETRGGDVSLRTEVNKGGYRGTELAGKTLGVIGLGNVGSKVANTALALDMDVIGYDPGLNANTAWRIDRHIVRAKTVDEVLEQADYVTVHIPYTEKNHFFINADRLAKMKPSAALLNMSRGGIVDDLAAKDALDRGALHVYITDFADEALFDHPKVIITPHIGGSTIEAEDTSALMAARQLDEYLTTGNIINSVNYPDIDEPFVTKYRVGIIHENVPNMISQISKFFGDNGINIEQLSNRAVGAYAYTLVAINDFTPEQQEYVKTALDEIPHVILTRRYVNDMI; translated from the coding sequence ATGACAAATATTAAAACCTATAATGCGATCAGTGCCAAAGGTTTGGATTATCTGACCGCACATGGCTATGAAATTGATGGTGAAGGTGAACCAAAGGGTATTATCCTTCGGTCGCAGAGTTTGCATGATGAACCAATCGCCGATAGTGTTCGGGCCGTTGTCCGAGCAGGTGCTGGTTTTAACAATATTCCTGTTGAAGAATTGTCAAAACGTGGTGTTGTCGTGTTTAACACACCGGGCGGTAACGCGAATGCGGTGAAAGAGTTAACCATTGCGGCTTTGATTTTGGCGGCACGACCAGTCGTTGGAGCCATTGGCTTTGCGAATGAAACGCGTGGTGGTGATGTCTCACTACGGACCGAAGTGAATAAAGGCGGTTACCGTGGAACAGAGTTAGCAGGGAAAACATTGGGTGTCATTGGCCTAGGTAATGTTGGCTCAAAGGTAGCTAACACAGCGTTAGCTTTGGATATGGATGTGATTGGATACGATCCAGGGTTAAATGCCAATACAGCATGGCGCATTGACCGACACATTGTGCGTGCCAAAACAGTCGATGAAGTCCTCGAACAAGCTGATTATGTGACGGTGCATATTCCGTACACAGAAAAAAATCATTTCTTTATCAATGCCGACCGCTTAGCTAAAATGAAGCCGAGTGCCGCGCTATTAAACATGTCACGGGGTGGCATTGTGGATGATTTGGCTGCTAAGGATGCGCTCGATCGTGGGGCGTTACATGTTTACATCACTGATTTTGCGGACGAAGCGTTGTTTGATCATCCCAAGGTGATTATTACGCCACATATTGGCGGTTCAACCATTGAAGCGGAAGATACCAGTGCCTTAATGGCAGCGCGACAATTGGACGAATACTTGACGACGGGAAACATCATTAATTCGGTGAACTACCCAGATATTGACGAGCCATTTGTGACGAAGTATCGTGTTGGCATTATTCATGAAAATGTCCCTAACATGATCAGTCAAATTTCAAAGTTTTTTGGGGATAACGGCATCAACATTGAACAATTGAGTAATCGTGCTGTTGGTGCTTATGCGTATACACTCGTTGCGATTAATGATTTCACGCCAGAACAACAAGAATACGTGAAGACAGCGTTGGATGAGATTCCTCACGTGATTTTGACTCGTCGCTATGTTAATGACATGATTTAA
- a CDS encoding DUF916 and DUF3324 domain-containing protein — MKKIWIGLLTLSLLLIPQIAHADGADFTVATVQNQYQSPTNNGYFALKMPAKAATDLQVTIYNTGTTPETFNLAVNSGVTNLNTALDYAKTPAKGALSVPQNLQFSQIASLPQKEVTVAPGANTVVTVHLKLPDVSFAGKLLGGITVTRQIETNEKKTTGLTDQFAYAVPIVIRQNDDAVTPKLTATHLKLLTANHNNNLVADIQNLTSTILNGVTLKSELVDQSGRVVFSKTDSNHSIAPQSNFTYRSSLGNQSFASGRYTYRLTVTDNANHTWTWQQPLTLNQSQSDSINNTAKHNTVKKPINWIIIGMIAMAIMIFVLLAAVGYLLFKRSKQKPHSK; from the coding sequence ATGAAAAAAATTTGGATTGGTCTGTTGACCTTGTCCCTCTTATTAATCCCACAAATTGCCCATGCGGATGGTGCAGATTTTACCGTCGCTACCGTGCAAAATCAATATCAAAGCCCGACGAATAATGGTTACTTCGCCTTAAAAATGCCAGCCAAAGCCGCGACGGACTTACAGGTGACGATTTACAACACTGGTACAACACCTGAAACCTTTAATCTGGCTGTTAATTCTGGCGTCACCAATCTGAATACTGCACTAGATTATGCCAAAACACCTGCCAAAGGCGCCCTATCAGTGCCACAAAATTTGCAATTTAGCCAAATTGCGTCATTACCACAAAAAGAAGTGACCGTGGCACCTGGGGCTAATACGGTCGTGACAGTGCATCTCAAATTGCCCGATGTGTCATTTGCCGGTAAATTACTCGGTGGGATTACAGTAACGCGCCAAATTGAAACGAATGAAAAAAAGACCACCGGCCTAACTGATCAATTCGCTTATGCCGTGCCCATTGTTATCCGTCAAAATGATGATGCTGTGACGCCGAAACTGACTGCCACACATCTTAAGCTACTAACCGCTAATCATAATAATAATTTAGTGGCCGATATTCAAAACTTGACCTCTACCATTCTGAATGGTGTCACCCTCAAATCTGAATTGGTTGATCAATCCGGTCGTGTCGTTTTCTCAAAAACAGATAGCAATCATAGCATTGCGCCTCAAAGTAATTTTACTTATCGGAGTTCATTAGGTAATCAATCCTTTGCGAGTGGCCGTTATACTTATCGATTAACCGTCACCGACAATGCGAACCACACCTGGACGTGGCAACAACCATTGACGCTTAATCAAAGCCAATCTGATAGTATCAATAACACAGCAAAACATAACACTGTGAAAAAGCCAATCAATTGGATCATCATTGGTATGATCGCTATGGCAATCATGATTTTCGTGCTCTTAGCTGCTGTCGGGTATCTCCTCTTCAAGCGTTCAAAGCAAAAACCACATTCTAAATAA
- a CDS encoding LURP-one-related/scramblase family protein: protein MLRYYLRQRYSIADGVNIVFNEHFQACYLVSGQSGKKHDELQVQDMCGNVLVRIEQTSYGILPRFILKYRGHTVGSISLTFGHLGDIVYVRQLGWLISGNFMVGRYLITHNTKKLLSVKTEMRPDGIYNQLNITFDSQTPVLIAIAALLDIWGTKSHTLFKFKWLPDQNTHYKLTYMHK from the coding sequence ATGTTAAGGTACTATCTTCGACAACGGTATAGCATTGCAGACGGCGTGAATATCGTCTTTAATGAGCATTTTCAAGCCTGTTATTTAGTGTCCGGACAGTCTGGTAAAAAACACGACGAACTACAAGTGCAAGACATGTGCGGTAATGTTTTAGTGCGCATTGAGCAAACGTCGTATGGCATTTTACCACGCTTCATTCTCAAATATCGTGGTCATACCGTCGGTTCAATTAGTCTAACCTTCGGTCATTTAGGCGATATTGTCTATGTCCGACAGCTTGGCTGGCTCATCTCCGGTAACTTTATGGTTGGCCGTTACCTCATTACCCACAATACCAAAAAATTGCTCAGTGTCAAAACCGAAATGCGTCCCGACGGCATTTATAACCAACTCAACATCACGTTTGACTCCCAAACACCGGTCTTGATTGCAATTGCCGCCCTACTCGACATTTGGGGCACGAAATCCCATACGCTGTTCAAATTTAAATGGTTACCTGATCAAAATACACACTATAAATTGACTTACATGCATAAATAA
- a CDS encoding uracil-DNA glycosylase → MPLANTSWAPYIKATLPPEQITAIQQFLDTAYQTQTVYPPRDKVFAALMTTSLPQTKVVIMGQDPYHEVGQAQGLSFSVPDTIPAPPSLRNILKELATDIGPRQSHDLTSWAQQGVLLLNAVLTVPAGQANGHAGQVWEPLTDAIMTTASADASPKVFILWGKYAQSKRRLIDESKHLVLTSAHPSPLSAYRGFFGSRPFSQANAFLAAQNRETIDWLK, encoded by the coding sequence ATGCCACTTGCTAACACATCATGGGCGCCATACATTAAAGCAACATTACCGCCAGAACAGATTACAGCGATACAACAATTTTTAGACACGGCGTACCAAACCCAGACCGTTTATCCACCAAGAGACAAGGTGTTTGCTGCATTAATGACAACATCTTTGCCACAAACAAAAGTAGTGATTATGGGACAAGATCCGTATCATGAAGTAGGGCAAGCGCAGGGGTTGAGTTTTTCAGTGCCCGATACTATCCCAGCACCGCCATCATTACGTAATATTTTAAAGGAATTAGCCACGGATATTGGGCCACGCCAATCTCATGATCTGACATCTTGGGCGCAACAAGGGGTGCTACTGCTCAATGCGGTGTTGACAGTACCGGCAGGTCAGGCAAATGGCCATGCGGGTCAGGTGTGGGAGCCACTGACAGATGCCATTATGACGACGGCATCAGCAGATGCATCGCCCAAGGTATTTATTTTGTGGGGAAAATATGCCCAATCTAAACGCCGCTTAATTGACGAATCAAAACACCTCGTGCTAACGTCTGCGCATCCCAGTCCGTTATCGGCTTATCGTGGTTTTTTTGGTAGTCGGCCATTTTCGCAAGCCAACGCCTTTTTAGCAGCGCAAAACCGAGAAACAATTGATTGGTTAAAATGA
- a CDS encoding phosphatidylglycerophosphatase A family protein, which yields MKDLQEAAIEKLAERGVTIADITAGTQTFLTDKYHDTIDAEKLTAAVQHVLHKDEVADIMLTAIYLDEQAALMPDTQPLKARLQRDANGHNVDEILAIAITQQFSAAATVHYGLLDDLKPGLIGEINDRTDSINVYLDDILAALIASSAMTYLELLGGNNY from the coding sequence ATGAAAGATTTGCAAGAAGCAGCGATTGAAAAGTTAGCCGAACGTGGTGTGACAATCGCTGATATTACCGCTGGTACCCAGACCTTTTTAACAGACAAGTACCATGATACGATTGATGCCGAAAAACTTACAGCAGCGGTACAACATGTGCTCCATAAAGATGAAGTTGCCGATATTATGTTAACGGCGATTTATCTCGATGAACAAGCAGCGTTAATGCCAGACACACAACCATTAAAGGCACGGCTACAACGAGATGCGAACGGGCATAACGTTGACGAAATTTTAGCAATCGCCATTACGCAACAATTCTCAGCCGCGGCGACGGTGCATTACGGTTTGTTAGATGATTTGAAGCCAGGGTTGATTGGTGAAATTAATGATCGTACAGATAGCATTAACGTGTATTTGGATGATATTTTAGCCGCATTAATTGCGAGTTCAGCAATGACTTACCTCGAATTATTAGGTGGCAACAACTATTAA